CAGTTAAAAAGCGGGCATTGCTCAAAACATTGAGATTGTATTGCTGGCAAAGAAATTTCGATTGGTCAGCCGGCAAAGCAGCAAAAGAAATCTGATGTAAAAGCCCGGATGGAACCATGTAGACGGTTTTAATTTCTTTCAGGAATGGTTGCAATGGTTTCCATAAGTATTTTGCCAGGCTATCGCCCTTAAATCCGCTATACTTAATGGTTTGCGTAGTGGCTCCTGCTCCCCTGCTGGATGTATATAACGAATTGACAAACTGATTCTTGTCTTTTGATACATTGCCGATAATGCGTGTTAAGTCAGATTCTTTACACAGATATACTATTTTTGGGGCAGTCATATTTTTTGTCAAAACAGCAGCACAATAAATTACCTTCCCTGTCAGATATTGTTCAAATAATTCAAAATTAAGGAATTCTACTAAAGCTTCCCCCTCTGATAAATTCTCTTTTAAAGATTTCCAGTTAATTTTAGTATTTTCCTGATTAATTCTGAAATCTGCCGAGAGCTGGTAAAGCTGTTTTTCAAGATTATTGGCTTCTGTTTCCATGTCAACAAGATTTTTATCTCTCTGGTCAATGGGTTTTGCATAATTAACAGCAAGTTCTTTCTTGATATTCAGCCATTTATCGTATATCTCATTGAGTTTTTCATCTTTACTATTTTGAATTTTAACACGCATACTTCTTTCCGACCCAAGCAACAACCCGTTCATAAATATCTCATTATCAAGTAAATTTCCTGCCAACTCAGGTTTAACATCTTTTCGGGTATAATAGAAGGAATTGATGGCTTTGAAATCATTTGCCACGGTCGTCATATAAGCTTCTTTTTCAGTTTCTGACATAAAACTGATGGTGTTCAGAATCACATCAAACAAGAGCTGATTGGCTTCCACAAATATAGGTTCGGCTTTGTCGGGCTTGTTCATACTGATATACAGGTAGGATAAATTATTCAAAATATTGATGTAATCAATGTTCTTTTTTCCGACTTTGCCCTCTGCAATTTTCAGTGCATTCTGGTATTGCGTTTCAGCAAGGGCATATTTACCCATGCTTTCATAGGAATTGCCAAGATTGGATAATGTTTTGGCATATATCAGGTTGTCTTTCCCAATTGTATTTTGATAAATTGCCAGGCACTTTTCAAAATATTCTGCTGCTTTTTCCGACTTTCCGATTTCTTCATTTAGCAAACCCAGTTGATATAAACCAGATGCATAATCCTGATGGTTTTCCCCGTAAAGTTCTTTTCTGATATCGAGTGATTTACTGAAATATTGAGTTGCCATGTCATATTTTGCTTCTGCCAGATAATAATTACCCATATTGTTCAAAGCTCTCGTATAAAGTTTTTTTTCTGTAAATGCAGGATTTTCAAGAATGGCAATGGCTTTTGTCAGATAGTCAAACGTTTTTTTCAGGTTACCGAGATCATCATATAAAGAAGCAAGATTCACCATTGAGCGGGCAATTTCGGGACTGTTTTCTCCATATACCTTTTTTTTCAGGTCGATGCATTCCAGATGTGCAGCTTCTGATTTATCAAATCTGCCGGTGTTATGAAACAATACAGCCAGATTATTTAGCGTGGTAGTGTAATCCGGTGTTTGTTTCCCGCTCAGGTTCATCCTGATTTCAAGTGCTTGTAAAAGGTATTTTTCTGCAGTTTCCGTATTTCCTCTTTGTTCATATATCAGTGCCAGGTCGTTGAGCGAAAACGCATATTCAGAGGACTTTTCACCAAATATACGTTTACGTGTTTCCATGACTTCTTCATAGGTTTTGGTAGCCTGAACAAGCTGCCCCATTTCGGCATACAATCCGGCAAGATTATTCAGTGCAGATAAATAGTTGGATGACTCTTTTCCCACACTTTTTTCAAAAATTGCAAGTGATTCCTGATAGGTTTTCAGGCTTAAATCGTGTTTACCAGCATTTTCATATACCATTGCAAGATTGTTCAGAACGTTGGCATAATTGGCACTGCTGTTACCGTAAACAATTTTCATCAATTCAAGACTTTGATTGAGGTATTTTTCTGCCTCGGTATAATTGCCGTAAGTGGTGTAAGTCATTCCCAACTGATTGAGTAAATCGGCATAGCCTGCATCATTCTTTTTCCCGGCCTTTTCCCTGATAGCCATGGCTGATTTATAGTAATTGACAGATTTATCATAAGCACCGGCATTTGAGTAGGCATGTGCCAGGTCTTTATACATATTGGCTGTTTTAATATCATTTTCTCCAGCCAGACTTTTTATTAGCATGGCTGCCTGTTCGAGAAGGGCAACCGCTTCTGAATAATACCCTGCCAGATCGAGATTTACACCAAGATTGTTCAGGCTAATCGCATATTCTTCTCCTTTTGTACCGAAGTAGTTTTCACATGCTTTCAGGTTTTGACGATAGTACTCAATGGCTTTGATGAGGTTTCCATTCATGCTGTAATAAC
The Sphingobacteriales bacterium DNA segment above includes these coding regions:
- a CDS encoding tetratricopeptide repeat protein, translating into MNVLRSFILTAVIIGCCFFYSGAQSYAKLDDKTWALYDKGDLAGALENAQKALKQAQKEFGQKHSKTAEAMFTVALFLEFNNYSKEAEKYYLDALEMTRQTDGEKSESYVYGLEMVGGYYSMNGNLIKAIEYYRQNLKACENYFGTKGEEYAISLNNLGVNLDLAGYYSEAVALLEQAAMLIKSLAGENDIKTANMYKDLAHAYSNAGAYDKSVNYYKSAMAIREKAGKKNDAGYADLLNQLGMTYTTYGNYTEAEKYLNQSLELMKIVYGNSSANYANVLNNLAMVYENAGKHDLSLKTYQESLAIFEKSVGKESSNYLSALNNLAGLYAEMGQLVQATKTYEEVMETRKRIFGEKSSEYAFSLNDLALIYEQRGNTETAEKYLLQALEIRMNLSGKQTPDYTTTLNNLAVLFHNTGRFDKSEAAHLECIDLKKKVYGENSPEIARSMVNLASLYDDLGNLKKTFDYLTKAIAILENPAFTEKKLYTRALNNMGNYYLAEAKYDMATQYFSKSLDIRKELYGENHQDYASGLYQLGLLNEEIGKSEKAAEYFEKCLAIYQNTIGKDNLIYAKTLSNLGNSYESMGKYALAETQYQNALKIAEGKVGKKNIDYINILNNLSYLYISMNKPDKAEPIFVEANQLLFDVILNTISFMSETEKEAYMTTVANDFKAINSFYYTRKDVKPELAGNLLDNEIFMNGLLLGSERSMRVKIQNSKDEKLNEIYDKWLNIKKELAVNYAKPIDQRDKNLVDMETEANNLEKQLYQLSADFRINQENTKINWKSLKENLSEGEALVEFLNFELFEQYLTGKVIYCAAVLTKNMTAPKIVYLCKESDLTRIIGNVSKDKNQFVNSLYTSSRGAGATTQTIKYSGFKGDSLAKYLWKPLQPFLKEIKTVYMVPSGLLHQISFAALPADQSKFLCQQYNLNVLSNARFLTDEKTKGLKGTDVNVFNIYGGIDYNSDYSESKVSYDKDNIYQTTSEQIPIKENSRGENWNYLPGTLEESNKIEQTAKVKGKQINLITGKNATEEKFKQMSGKNSPDVMHIATHGFFFPDKSTKPKIDENMFESAENPLFRSGLLFAGGNLSWHGKDRPQGTDDGILTAYEVSTLDLSKTKLVVLSACETGLGEIKGNEGVYGLQRAFKKAGVEYIIMSLWQVPDKETSEFMQMFYNKWLTGITVRQAFAETQKEMSARYSPYYWAAFVLLH